The proteins below are encoded in one region of Paenarthrobacter ilicis:
- a CDS encoding 3-oxoacid CoA-transferase subunit B, which yields MSTQTSIQTSPKPLGRDELAQLVARDIAPGSFVNLGIGQPTLVSNYLTEEQNITLHTENGMLGMGPAAEGDEIDGDLINAGKIPVTELPGASYFHHADSFAIMRGGHLDICVLGAFQVSATGDLANWHTGAPDAIPAVGGAMDLATGAKDVFVMMTLLTREGVSKLVEQCTYPLTGVGCVTRVYTDKAVFLTGPDGVTVRETFGCTFDEIQELVPLRLKKAE from the coding sequence ATGAGCACCCAGACAAGCATCCAGACTTCCCCGAAGCCCTTGGGCCGCGACGAACTGGCCCAGCTGGTGGCCCGCGACATCGCCCCGGGTTCGTTCGTGAACCTGGGCATCGGCCAGCCCACGCTCGTGTCCAACTACCTCACCGAGGAACAAAACATCACGCTCCACACGGAGAACGGGATGCTCGGCATGGGCCCGGCCGCTGAGGGCGATGAGATCGACGGCGACCTGATCAACGCCGGTAAGATCCCCGTCACTGAACTGCCTGGAGCCTCGTATTTCCACCACGCCGACTCGTTCGCCATCATGCGCGGCGGGCATTTGGACATCTGCGTTCTCGGTGCCTTCCAGGTCTCCGCCACCGGCGACCTCGCCAACTGGCACACGGGAGCCCCCGACGCGATCCCGGCAGTCGGTGGTGCCATGGACCTGGCCACCGGCGCCAAGGACGTCTTCGTGATGATGACCCTGCTGACCCGCGAGGGCGTATCCAAGCTGGTGGAGCAGTGCACGTACCCGCTGACCGGCGTCGGCTGCGTCACCCGCGTGTACACAGACAAGGCTGTGTTCCTCACAGGACCCGACGGTGTCACCGTCCGCGAAACCTTCGGCTGCACCTTCGACGAAATCCAGGAGCTCGTACCGCTGCGCCTGAAGAAGGCAGAGTAG
- a CDS encoding acyl-CoA thioesterase, whose product MITGTMTSETFLRAVELTETEPQVFDEAYEATTQYVPWPKAYGGDMVAQAAAAMMRSVDADRQLHSMHSYFMRPVDIGSSVRYEVERLRDGRGYSTRTVRGFQNGKPVYAAMGSFQVPEEGPDFQPQAPAAVEPESLRTAAEALDGVDGQAAEYWSAGRSFDMRHIPGPVYIACEGASVPQQAIWVKAFDTLPDDADLHRAALAYVCDYTILEPLLRVNGLNWSSPGLATASLDHSMWFHRDGRADEWVLYAQDAISGQSNRGLAMGRFFDQQGRLLATVAQEGMIRAGA is encoded by the coding sequence ATGATCACTGGAACCATGACCTCAGAGACCTTCCTCCGGGCTGTGGAACTCACGGAAACGGAGCCACAGGTATTCGACGAAGCCTATGAAGCAACCACCCAGTACGTGCCATGGCCAAAAGCCTATGGTGGTGACATGGTGGCGCAGGCTGCGGCTGCGATGATGCGCTCGGTGGATGCTGACAGGCAACTCCACTCGATGCACAGCTACTTCATGCGTCCGGTGGATATCGGTTCCAGCGTCCGGTACGAAGTGGAGCGCTTGCGGGATGGTCGCGGGTACTCCACCCGTACGGTCCGCGGTTTCCAGAACGGAAAGCCCGTCTATGCCGCCATGGGTTCCTTCCAGGTGCCCGAAGAGGGCCCGGACTTCCAGCCCCAGGCCCCTGCCGCCGTCGAGCCTGAATCGCTGCGGACAGCAGCGGAAGCGCTGGACGGTGTGGACGGCCAGGCAGCAGAATACTGGTCCGCAGGCAGGAGCTTCGACATGAGGCATATTCCCGGTCCGGTATATATCGCATGTGAGGGCGCTAGCGTCCCGCAGCAGGCCATCTGGGTCAAAGCCTTTGACACTTTGCCCGACGACGCCGACCTCCACCGCGCAGCATTGGCCTACGTGTGCGACTACACCATCCTGGAGCCCTTGCTCCGGGTCAACGGCCTCAACTGGTCCAGCCCGGGCCTTGCCACCGCCTCCCTGGATCACTCCATGTGGTTCCACCGGGACGGACGCGCAGATGAGTGGGTCCTGTACGCGCAGGACGCCATCTCCGGCCAGAGCAACCGCGGACTGGCCATGGGCCGCTTCTTCGATCAACAAGGAAGGCTGCTGGCCACGGTTGCCCAAGAGGGCATGATCCGGGCCGGCGCCTGA
- a CDS encoding 3-oxoacid CoA-transferase subunit A: protein MLNFIDTVGEAVAGIKDGSTVMIGGFGNAGQPFELIDALMDCGAKDLTVVNNNAGQGDQGLALLIKEGRVRKMICSFPRQSDSWHFDAKFHAGEIELELVPQGNLAERIRAAGAGIGGFFTPTGYGTTLAEGKETRLLDGKWQVFETPIHADVALIKALKADGKGNLVYRKTARNFGPIMAAAAKHTIVQVSEIVPTGSLDPENVVTPGIYVNSVVRVESAGGGVGTSTEKVA, encoded by the coding sequence ATGTTGAATTTCATCGACACTGTTGGCGAGGCTGTCGCCGGCATCAAGGATGGTTCCACCGTGATGATCGGCGGTTTCGGCAACGCCGGGCAGCCGTTCGAACTGATCGACGCCCTCATGGATTGCGGCGCGAAGGACCTGACCGTGGTCAATAACAACGCCGGCCAGGGCGACCAAGGCCTCGCGCTGCTGATCAAGGAAGGCCGGGTCCGCAAGATGATCTGTTCCTTCCCGCGGCAGTCCGATTCCTGGCACTTTGACGCCAAATTCCATGCCGGCGAGATCGAGCTGGAACTGGTTCCTCAGGGCAACCTGGCCGAACGCATCCGTGCCGCCGGCGCCGGTATTGGTGGGTTCTTCACACCCACCGGTTACGGCACCACGCTGGCCGAGGGCAAGGAAACCCGGTTGCTGGATGGAAAGTGGCAGGTCTTTGAGACGCCGATCCATGCCGACGTCGCCCTCATCAAGGCACTTAAGGCGGACGGGAAGGGCAACCTCGTGTACCGCAAGACCGCCCGGAACTTCGGCCCCATTATGGCCGCCGCTGCCAAGCACACCATCGTGCAGGTCTCGGAGATCGTGCCTACCGGTTCCCTGGATCCGGAAAACGTAGTGACGCCGGGGATTTACGTCAACAGTGTGGTCCGCGTCGAGTCTGCCGGCGGCGGAGTCGGCACCAGCACAGAGAAGGTGGCCTGA
- a CDS encoding fumarylacetoacetate hydrolase family protein: MKLATLRTAGGGTTAALATGADSYLALPAGDVGELLGQPNWRAVVEAADGETISSPDFAPLLPNAGKVICCGLNYGDHIQEMGRDLPEYPTLFAKYADTLVGANDPVEVTGSVSVDWEAELAVVVGSELFHADEDQARAAIAGYTVANDVSMRDWQNRTLQWFQGKAWDDSTPVGPVMLTADEAGASFEVRGYVNGELVQEGNTSTLVFGPAQLLSYISQFTILRPGDLVLTGTPGGVGMGMTPPRFLADGDILVTEIDGIGRLENQFRIRAHAAATV, encoded by the coding sequence ATGAAACTTGCCACCTTGCGCACGGCCGGCGGAGGTACGACGGCGGCGCTCGCCACGGGCGCGGACTCTTACCTCGCACTTCCGGCCGGCGATGTGGGCGAACTCCTGGGTCAGCCCAACTGGCGGGCCGTGGTGGAAGCTGCGGACGGGGAGACCATCAGCTCACCGGATTTCGCCCCGCTGCTGCCCAACGCCGGCAAGGTTATCTGCTGCGGCCTCAACTACGGGGACCACATCCAGGAGATGGGCCGCGACCTTCCGGAGTACCCCACCCTGTTCGCCAAATACGCGGACACGCTGGTGGGTGCCAATGATCCCGTGGAGGTCACGGGCAGCGTCAGCGTGGACTGGGAAGCCGAGCTGGCCGTCGTCGTGGGTTCTGAGCTGTTCCATGCGGACGAAGACCAAGCGCGCGCGGCAATCGCCGGGTACACCGTGGCCAACGATGTTTCCATGCGCGACTGGCAGAACCGGACCCTGCAGTGGTTCCAGGGGAAGGCCTGGGATGACAGCACCCCCGTGGGGCCGGTCATGCTGACGGCCGACGAAGCAGGTGCCAGCTTTGAGGTCCGCGGCTACGTCAACGGCGAGCTGGTGCAGGAAGGGAACACCAGCACTTTGGTTTTCGGCCCCGCGCAGCTGCTGTCCTACATTTCACAATTCACCATCCTCCGCCCCGGTGACCTGGTGCTCACGGGAACGCCCGGGGGAGTGGGCATGGGGATGACCCCGCCGCGCTTCCTGGCGGACGGCGACATCCTGGTCACCGAAATCGATGGAATCGGCCGGTTGGAAAACCAGTTCCGCATCCGCGCACACGCTGCAGCAACCGTCTAA
- a CDS encoding IclR family transcriptional regulator domain-containing protein — protein MTDSAVTPQASDQYVQSLARGLAVIRAFDANNPVMTLSEVAARTDLTRATARRFLHTLVELGYVRTDGKTFALTAKVLQLGYSYLSALSLPQLAQPHLEQLSLKLGESTSAAVLDGPDIFYVARVATRRIMNVGITVGTRFPAYATSMGRVLLAGLPQAKLEAYLTTAELTPLTPRTVASVPDLRAAVEHVRAQGWCLLDQELEIGLMSIAAPVWNHNNGDNVAAINVSLQAQAVAAQADPEKYLDSVRAEVVATANAISQDVSAKH, from the coding sequence ATGACCGACTCCGCAGTTACCCCGCAGGCAAGCGACCAGTATGTCCAGTCGCTGGCCCGGGGGCTGGCTGTGATCCGGGCGTTTGACGCGAACAACCCCGTGATGACCCTCAGCGAAGTCGCTGCCCGCACGGACCTGACGCGCGCCACGGCCCGGCGGTTCCTGCACACCCTGGTTGAGCTGGGCTACGTCCGCACCGACGGCAAGACCTTTGCGCTCACCGCCAAGGTGCTGCAGCTCGGTTACTCATACCTTTCGGCGCTGTCCTTGCCCCAGCTGGCACAGCCGCACCTGGAGCAGCTCAGCCTGAAACTGGGGGAGTCCACTTCCGCCGCTGTGCTGGACGGGCCGGACATCTTCTACGTGGCCCGCGTCGCCACCCGCAGGATCATGAACGTCGGCATCACCGTGGGCACCCGATTCCCGGCGTATGCCACGTCCATGGGTCGCGTACTGCTCGCCGGATTGCCGCAGGCCAAGCTTGAGGCTTACCTCACGACGGCGGAACTCACGCCGCTCACGCCGCGAACCGTCGCCAGCGTGCCCGACTTGCGGGCCGCCGTCGAGCATGTCCGGGCGCAGGGCTGGTGCCTGCTGGACCAGGAGCTGGAGATCGGCCTCATGTCCATCGCGGCGCCGGTGTGGAACCACAACAACGGCGACAACGTCGCGGCCATCAACGTGTCGTTGCAGGCCCAGGCGGTCGCAGCGCAGGCGGACCCGGAGAAGTACCTCGATTCAGTCCGTGCCGAAGTGGTGGCCACTGCCAACGCCATCTCGCAGGACGTGTCCGCGAAGCACTGA
- a CDS encoding AMP-binding protein encodes MSMMPSAHVDTFTRHHLPPAETWPALEFTLPELHYPERLNAAAVLIDDAVEQYGADRPALWTPDGSVWTYGQLQTRSNQVAQVLTEDLGVVPGNRVLLRGPNNPWIVAAWLGVLKAGAVVVTTMPMLRSTEVSTLIQLTKPVVAISDHRFVDELALAAGDDVAGPAVKVLTYGAGNGFDDDGDLVSRCGHKSGKFTAVDTSADDVALLGPTSGTTGVPKVTMHFHRDILANADTFARYILKPTAEDVFAGSPPLAFTFGLGGLVVFPLRFGASSLLTEKAGPVELAEHASKAGATILFTAPTAYRAILKEKRGDLLRGLRIAVSAGEHLSKETWEAVHQATGLQLVNGIGATEMLHVFISAAGDDIRPGTTGRAVPGYRATILDDEGNELAPGNIGRLAVIGPTGCRYLDDPRQANYVVRGWNVTGDTFSMDADGYFTYQARSDNMIVSSGYNIGAPEVETAIDQHPDVVENAVIGVPDEERGSIVCAFVVLREGVEGDAGKRREIQDFVKQTIAPYKYPRDVRFVHELPRNPSGKLQHFKLRDGLLKANASDTEQLTPAGQSQA; translated from the coding sequence ATGAGCATGATGCCATCGGCCCACGTGGACACGTTCACCCGCCACCACTTGCCGCCCGCCGAAACCTGGCCTGCGCTTGAATTCACCCTTCCCGAACTCCATTACCCGGAACGGCTGAATGCGGCCGCGGTCCTGATCGACGACGCTGTCGAACAGTACGGCGCCGACCGGCCCGCCCTGTGGACCCCCGACGGATCGGTCTGGACCTACGGCCAGCTCCAGACGCGTTCCAACCAGGTGGCACAGGTCCTCACCGAAGACCTGGGTGTTGTGCCCGGCAACCGCGTCCTGCTGCGCGGCCCCAACAACCCGTGGATCGTCGCGGCCTGGCTGGGTGTCCTGAAAGCGGGCGCAGTGGTTGTCACCACCATGCCCATGCTGCGCTCCACCGAAGTGTCCACCCTGATCCAGCTCACCAAGCCGGTGGTGGCCATCTCGGATCACCGCTTTGTGGACGAGCTGGCGCTTGCTGCCGGGGATGACGTCGCCGGCCCTGCGGTAAAGGTCCTCACGTACGGGGCCGGCAACGGATTCGACGACGACGGCGACCTCGTCTCGCGCTGTGGGCATAAGAGTGGGAAGTTCACGGCAGTGGACACATCCGCCGACGATGTTGCCCTGCTGGGTCCGACGTCCGGCACCACGGGTGTGCCCAAGGTGACCATGCATTTCCACCGGGACATCCTGGCCAACGCCGACACGTTCGCCCGGTACATCCTGAAACCCACCGCTGAGGACGTCTTTGCCGGGTCGCCCCCGCTGGCGTTCACGTTCGGCCTGGGCGGGCTGGTGGTGTTTCCGCTGCGGTTCGGGGCGTCGTCGCTGCTCACGGAAAAGGCCGGACCGGTTGAGCTGGCCGAGCACGCTTCCAAGGCCGGCGCCACCATCCTGTTCACTGCTCCCACCGCTTACCGGGCCATCCTCAAGGAAAAGCGCGGAGATCTGCTCCGGGGGCTGCGAATTGCGGTTTCCGCGGGCGAGCACTTGTCCAAGGAAACGTGGGAGGCCGTGCACCAGGCCACGGGCCTGCAACTGGTGAACGGCATTGGCGCCACAGAAATGCTGCACGTGTTCATCTCGGCGGCCGGTGACGATATCCGTCCGGGCACCACGGGACGGGCGGTTCCGGGTTACCGGGCCACGATCCTGGACGACGAGGGCAACGAGCTGGCGCCGGGAAACATTGGCCGCCTGGCCGTCATTGGCCCCACCGGATGCCGCTACTTGGACGATCCCAGGCAGGCGAACTATGTGGTCCGCGGGTGGAACGTCACAGGCGATACGTTCTCCATGGATGCGGACGGGTACTTCACCTACCAGGCCCGCTCGGACAACATGATCGTCTCCTCCGGGTACAACATCGGTGCTCCCGAAGTGGAAACCGCCATTGACCAGCACCCGGATGTGGTGGAGAACGCGGTCATCGGCGTTCCGGATGAAGAGCGGGGCAGCATCGTCTGTGCGTTCGTTGTCCTGCGCGAAGGCGTCGAAGGTGACGCCGGGAAACGCAGGGAAATCCAGGACTTCGTCAAACAGACCATCGCCCCGTACAAGTACCCACGGGACGTCCGGTTCGTCCACGAACTCCCACGCAATCCCAGCGGAAAACTCCAGCACTTCAAGCTGCGCGACGGCCTTCTTAAGGCGAATGCGAGCGACACGGAACAACTCACCCCTGCCGGCCAGAGCCAGGCCTGA
- a CDS encoding iron chaperone: MGTVTDYLDSVTADNRPALKRIVEIARELAPDAEEGVSYGMPALLVDGKGLVSVMETRKHLALYPFSGQILPTMSEELGGYSWSPGTLRFSADHPVPDSMVRRILETRLAAIRK; encoded by the coding sequence ATGGGAACCGTCACCGACTATTTGGACAGCGTCACCGCTGACAATCGTCCTGCGCTGAAGCGGATTGTGGAGATCGCCCGCGAGCTCGCGCCAGACGCCGAAGAAGGCGTCAGCTACGGGATGCCCGCACTCTTGGTGGACGGCAAGGGCTTGGTGAGCGTCATGGAAACCAGGAAGCACCTGGCGCTCTATCCGTTCAGCGGCCAAATTCTGCCGACGATGTCAGAAGAGCTGGGCGGATACTCCTGGTCGCCGGGGACCTTGCGGTTTTCTGCGGACCACCCCGTGCCTGACTCCATGGTGCGCCGAATCCTGGAAACGCGCTTGGCGGCGATCCGGAAGTAG
- a CDS encoding RidA family protein, which yields MSHQTINPESLPKPSGFAHGILAGNTVFLGGQTALDKNMNIVPGGIVEQFTQAFSNVITTLREAGGEPQDLVNVTIYLTDVDDYMANGREIGRIWRDMAGSQYPAMAGIGVTRLWQKEALIEIQGIAVIPER from the coding sequence ATGAGCCACCAGACGATCAACCCGGAATCGCTCCCCAAGCCATCAGGTTTTGCGCACGGCATCCTGGCCGGAAACACTGTTTTCCTGGGCGGGCAGACAGCCCTGGACAAGAACATGAACATCGTTCCCGGCGGCATCGTGGAGCAGTTCACCCAGGCGTTCTCCAACGTGATCACCACCCTGCGCGAAGCCGGAGGAGAGCCCCAGGATTTGGTGAACGTGACCATCTACCTCACCGACGTTGACGATTACATGGCGAACGGACGGGAGATCGGGCGCATCTGGCGGGACATGGCAGGTTCGCAGTACCCGGCCATGGCGGGCATCGGCGTCACGCGCCTGTGGCAGAAAGAGGCCCTGATCGAAATCCAGGGCATCGCGGTGATCCCGGAACGCTGA
- a CDS encoding cupin domain-containing protein: MSQTTTEYRLEGDNSIYAQPDGKVVPVVTRAGAEDTNTAQSGDCIRVSGVSIQHTPATKIWFGQVSNTPGYRSLPHHHGEAETGGYVLRGHGRIYFGDNYSEFIDMKAGDWVFVPPFMPHVEANMSITEELVWLTARTPENLVVNLEDVPDETLADYRRA, encoded by the coding sequence ATGAGCCAGACCACCACCGAATACCGCCTCGAAGGCGACAACTCCATCTATGCCCAGCCCGACGGCAAGGTGGTACCGGTTGTTACCCGCGCCGGCGCCGAGGACACCAACACCGCGCAATCGGGCGATTGCATCCGCGTCTCCGGCGTCAGCATCCAGCACACCCCGGCAACCAAGATCTGGTTCGGCCAGGTGTCGAACACTCCCGGGTACCGCTCCCTCCCGCACCACCACGGCGAGGCCGAGACCGGCGGCTACGTGCTCCGGGGCCATGGCCGGATCTATTTCGGGGATAACTACTCGGAGTTCATCGACATGAAGGCCGGCGACTGGGTGTTCGTGCCGCCCTTCATGCCGCACGTTGAAGCCAACATGTCCATCACCGAGGAACTGGTCTGGTTGACGGCCAGGACCCCGGAGAACCTGGTGGTCAACCTTGAGGATGTTCCGGACGAGACCCTCGCTGACTACCGCCGGGCCTAA